In Thiofilum sp., the genomic window GCTATCGCTTCTGCTACGACCTCAATTACCCCACCATTTACAATCCAACCTTGTGTTTTTACTTCCTGCAATATTACCAACGCCGTTGCCAAGCGCCGTTTGAAATGCTCGATGGCAATTTGGCAATGGATGCTGGGCGCATTCGCTATATGGCGAAATTACCTGCTGGTGCTCAGGTCATCGAACAGATTTTGGATGATGAAAACCCAGTCACCGTGAAACACCTTGCTACGCAATTTGGCGTGGAGCAATTGAACGAGCTGCGTACTAATCCTGATTATATTGCTTCGCTGATGTACTTTTTTGGTGTACTTACGATTGTCGATATTCAAGGTTTGAACAAGTTGGTGTTGAAAGCCCCTAATTTAGTGACCAAAGCGCTGTATGTGGAAGAATTTAAGCGGCATTTGTTCCCCGAATCCCGCGAACGCCAACGTTTGCAATCCTTGGTGGAGGACTTCTATCAAAGCGGTGAACTAGAGCCTTTAGCGGATTATTTAGAGCAAACCACGCTTAGCACCTTAAGCAATCGTGATTATCAATGGAGTAATGAGCTGACGATTAAAATGGCGTTTCTCACCCCGCTGTTTGATGACAGTTATTATATTATTGATTCGGAAGCCACGGTGCGGCGGCGCTATAGTGATTTGGTGATGATTATTCGCCCTAGCTTGCGTGAGACACTGCCAACTTTGCGCGACTTGGTGCTGGAGTTTAAATACCTGAAGCTGAGTGAGGTGGGTATGAGCGGCACTCAAGTGCGTGAATCTTCGCGGGAAGCTTTGTTGCAATTGCCTGCTGTGCAAACGCAGTTGCAAGCCGCATTGGAGCAGCTAGAAGATTATCAAACCACGCTGGTGCAGCGTTATCAGCAACCCGAACGCTTGGTATGTTTGGCAGTGGTCGCGGTAGGCTTTGAACGGGTGGTGTGGCAGCGGTTGTAAGTAGATTTACCTTAG contains:
- a CDS encoding AAA family ATPase — protein: MLKLPYGISNFHTVRNEGYYYIDRTACLPVLESSGKQLVFLRPRRFGKSLFLSMLAYYYDIHQAEQFKGLFGNLAIGSQPSAEHNQYLILRWDFSKVSGQGTITEIKHSLFSHLNISIEGFAAKYQAELKKPIVINSEDAIASFQSLCSALSFGERKLYLLIDEYDNFANEVLIHQNDGQQRYKDLLAGEGIVKTLFKVIKASAAEGAIARVFITGVSPVVLADMTSGYNVATSIYLNEEFNQLCGITEVELSQLVQQVAQESCTEQTDYQALLTTMREYYNGYRFCYDLNYPTIYNPTLCFYFLQYYQRRCQAPFEMLDGNLAMDAGRIRYMAKLPAGAQVIEQILDDENPVTVKHLATQFGVEQLNELRTNPDYIASLMYFFGVLTIVDIQGLNKLVLKAPNLVTKALYVEEFKRHLFPESRERQRLQSLVEDFYQSGELEPLADYLEQTTLSTLSNRDYQWSNELTIKMAFLTPLFDDSYYIIDSEATVRRRYSDLVMIIRPSLRETLPTLRDLVLEFKYLKLSEVGMSGTQVRESSREALLQLPAVQTQLQAALEQLEDYQTTLVQRYQQPERLVCLAVVAVGFERVVWQRL